Genomic segment of Camelina sativa cultivar DH55 unplaced genomic scaffold, Cs unpScaffold12005, whole genome shotgun sequence:
CAGATTATACTAGAAACCACTTGCTTAGACTGCTTACCTCTTCCCAAGAGCTAGATGCAAGTGGATCCGTTGAAGTTCCTACGCTTCTGTTGTGAGAAGATGCAACAGAAACAGTTCCATCcatgagagaagagaaaagagta
This window contains:
- the LOC104775313 gene encoding protein ROOT HAIR DEFECTIVE 3 homolog 2-like — encoded protein: MPRVWTGKEDIRAITKDARAEALSLLSVMAAIRLDERSDDIESTLFSSLMDGTVSVASSHNRSVGTSTDPLASSSWEEVSSLSKWFL